Within the Solidesulfovibrio sp. genome, the region CTCGACCGCGAGTACGAGTCCGTGTCCGACTCCCTGGGCATGCCCTTCACGCGGCTGGTGCGCAAGGTGACCCTGCCGGTGTGCCTGCCGGCGGTGCTGGAGATCGGCTACTATTATTTCGTACGCTCCATGACCACGCTGTCGGCCGTCATCTTCCTCTACAGCGCCGACATCCCCCTGGCCGCCGTGGCCGTGGCCAACATGGACGACGCCGGCGACACCGCCGCCGCCCTGGCCATGTGCGTGCTGATCGTGGCCACCAACCTGGTGGTGCGCCTGGCCTACGGCGCGGCCACGGCCGGGGTCCGGCGCCGGGCGCGGGTCTGGACAAACCGCTGACACGAAGGAACCGTAATGGATTCGCCGACAACGCAACACGTCAAGGCCGTCGTCCTCGACTGGGCCGGCACGGTGGTGGACCATGGCTGCATCGGGCCGGTGGCCGTTTTCATCGAGGTGTTTGGGCGCCACGACGTGGTTGTCACGGCCGCCCAGGCCCGAAAACCCATGGGGCTCATGAAAAAGGACCACGTCCGGGCCATGACCCGCGACCCGGAAGTGGCCGCCGCCTGGCGGGCCGTCCACGGCCGCGACCCGGACGAGAACGACGTGGACGCCATGTACCGGCTCACCGAACCGCTCATGGTCGAGTGCATCGCCGCCCACGCCGACCCCATCGTCGGGGCCTTGGACGCCGTGGCCGCCCTGCGGGCCATGGGCCTCAAGGTCGGCTCCACCACCGGCTACACCCGGCCGATGATGGACGTCATGACCCGGGAGGCCGCGGCCAGGGGCTACGTGCCGGACACCATGGTGTGCTCCTCGGACGTGCCGACCGGCCGGCCCTCGCCCTTCATGTGCTACAAGGCCGCCCTGGACCTGGCCGTCTATCCCCTCTGGGCGATGGTCAAGATCGGCGACACCGTGGCCGACGTGGCCGAGGGCACAAACGCCGGCATGTGGACCATCGCGCTCACCCTTCGCGGCAACGAGATGGGCCTGACCGAGGCCGAGCTGGCCGCCCTGCCCGAGGCCGAAACGGCCGCCCGCCTGGCCGCGATCGAGGCCCGGCTGCGCCGGGCCGGCGCGCACTACCTGGCCCCGGACTTGCGCGCCTGCCCGGCCATCCTGGCCGACATCGAGGCCAGGCTCGCCCGGGGCGAACGCCCGGCGCGCGGCGACTGACCATGGCCGGACAACCGCCGGCCCCGCCCCCGGGCGAGGGCGACGCCAACGCCTCGCCGCGCCGGGCGGCCTGGCGGGCCGGGCTCTCGGAAAAGACCCGCAAGCTCCTCGACCGCGACGAAAAGGCCTTCCTGCGCCAGTCCCTGTCCACGCCCTGCCTGGACGCGCTCACCGGCTGCCGCGGCTCCACCCTGACCACCCTGGACGGCCGGGAACTGCTCGATTTCCACGGCAACTCCCTGCACCAGGCCGGCCATGCCCACCCGGAGATCGTGGCCGCCATCAAGGCCCAGCTCGACGCCATGGCCTTCTGTCCGCGCCGCTTCACCAACGAACCGGCCGTGCGCCTGGCCGAGGAACTCGTCGCCCTGGCCCCGGGCCGGCTTCGCAAGGTGCTCTTCGCCCCGGGGGGGACGCTGGCCGTGGGCATGGCCCTCAAGATCGCCCGCCTGGCCACCGGGCGCTTCAAGACCGTGTCCATGTGGGACGCCTTTCACGGGGCGTCGCTGGACGCCTGTTCGGTTGGCGGCGAGGCCCTGTTTCGAAGTCGCATCGGGCCGCTGCTGCCCGGCGGCGAGCACGTGCCCCCGCCGGACCCCTACCGCTGCGTGCTCAATCCCCGGGGCTGCGACGGCTGCGGCCTGGCCTGCGCCCGCTACCTGGAGTACGTGCTGGAAAAGGAAGGCGACGTGGGGGCGGTGGTGGCCGAGCCGCTGCGCTGCACCACGGTCAACATCCCGCCCCCGGGCTACTGGCCGGCCGTGCGGGCCGCTTGCGACCGCCACGGGGCGCTGCTGATCCTCGACGAAACCGCCACCTGCCTGGGGCGCACGGGCAGGGTTTTCGCCTGCCAGCATTTCGGGGCCGACCCGGACCTGCTGGTGTGCGGCAAGGGCCTGGGCGGCGGCATCATGCCCCTGGCCGCGGTCCTGGCCGACCCGGCCCTGGACGTGGGCGCCGCCGTGGCGCTCGGCCACTACACCCACGAAAAAAACCCCACCGCCTGCGCCGCCGGCCTGGCCATGCTGGGCATCCTTGCCCGCGACGACCTGCCCGGCCGGGCCGCCCGCCTGGGGACGAAGGCCCTGGCCCGCCTGACGGGCCTGGCCGCGCGGTTCCCCTGCGTCGGCGAGGCCCGGGGCCTGGGCCTGTCCCTGGCCGTGGAACTCGTGCGCGACCGGCGAACCAAGGAAAAAGCCTCGGACGAGGCCGACGCCGTGCTCTACCAGTGCCTGGAGGCCGGCCTGGCCTTCAAGACCTCCCACGGCAACGTCCTGACGCTCACGCCCCCGCTGACCATTTCCGAAACCGACCTGGACCGGGCCCTGGACATCCTGGAAGGCGCCTTGGCCCTCGTTTGCCCGCCAAAGGAGTAACGCCGTGGACCAGACCCACTGCCCCGACAATCCCTACCTCCTGTTGACCCCCGGCCCGCTTTCCACCTCGAAGACCGTCAAGGCGGCCATGCTTCGCGACTGGTGCACCTGGGACACGGACTACAATGCCATCGTCACCGACCTGCGCGAGCGCCTGGCCGCCATGGCCAGCCCGCAGCCCGGCTACACCGCCACCCTCATGCAGGGCAGCGGCACGTTTTGCGTGGAAGCCTGCGTCGGCACGCTCATTCCCGAGGACGGCGGCCTGCTGGTGCTGGCCAACGGCGCCTACGGGGCGCGCATCGCCACCATCGCCCGGGTGCTGCGCATTCCGGTGGTGGAGGAGGATTTCGGCGAGGTCAACCCCGTGGACCCGGACCGGGTGGCGGCCCTGCTGAGCGCCCATCCCGCCTTGACCCACGTGGCCGTGGTCCACTGCGAGACCACCACCGGCATGCTCAACCCCATCCAGGCCATCGGGGCCGCGGTCAAGGCCGCCGGCAAGACCTACCTCGTCGACGCCATGAGCAGCTTCGGCGGCATCCCCATCGACATGGCCGACATCGGGGCCGACGCGCTTGTTTCCAGCGCCAACAAGTGCATCCAGGGCGTGCCCGGCTTCGGCTTCGTCCTGGCCCGGCGCGACGTCCTTACCGGCTGCGCCGGCCGGGCCAGGTCCTTAAGCCTCGACCTGTACGCCCAGTGGCGGGCCATGGAAGAGGGCGGCGGCAAGTGGCGCTTCACCTCGCCCACCCACGTGGTGCGGGCCTTCGCCCAGGCCATGGACGAACTCGCGGCCGAAGGGGGCGTGGCGGCGCGCTTCGCCCGCTACGCCAGCAACCAGCAGCGCCTCGTCGCGGGCATGGCCGACCTGGGTTTCGACACCCTCCTGCCCCGGCCCCTCCAGTCGCCCATCATCACCTCGTTTAGAAGCCCCACGCACCCGGACTACGCCTTCAAGCCCTTCTACGAACGGCTCAAGGCGAAAGGCTTCGTCATCTACCCCGGCAAGGTGACCACGGCCGACACCTTCCGTATCGGCAACATCGGCGAGGTCTCCCCCGCCGACATCGAACGCCTGCTTTCGGCCGTGGCCGAATCGATGTATTGGAAGGCCTAGCCCGGCCATCACACCCCCCGTCCCGGCGCCAGCCGCCGCCGGGACGGCCCCACGGAGGCTCCCGCCATGCCCGCCGTCACCCTGGGAAACCGCCGCTACGCCTTCGCCGACCTGCGCGAGGTCATGGCCAAGGCCACGCCGGCCCGCTCCGGCGACGTGCTGGCCGGCGTGGCCGCCGGCTCCGACGCGGAACGCGCCGCCGCCCGGTATGTCCTGGCCGACACGCCGCTTCGCGCCTTCCTGGCCGAGCCGCTCGTTCCCTACGAGATCGACGAGGTGACGCGGCTGCTCTGCGACAGCCACGACGCGGAGGCCTTCGCCCCGGTGGCGACACTCACCGTGGGGGAACTGCGCGAATGGCTGCTGGCCAGGGCCGCCGACGACGACGGCGAGGCCCTGCGCGCCCTGGCCCCGGGGCTGACCCCGGAGATGGCCGCGGCCGCCTCGAAACTCATGCGCAACCAGGACCTGATCCTGGTGGCCTCGCGCATCCACAACACCGCCGCCTTCCGCGACACCCTCGGCCTGCCCGGCCGCCTGGCCACGCGGCTGCAACCCAACCACCCCACCGACGACCCGAAAGGCGTGCTGGCCTCGGTCCTCGACGGGCTGCTGCTCGGCAGCGGCGACGCCTGCATCGGCATCAACCCGGCCACGGACAGCCCCGGCGCGGCCGCGGAACTGCTGCGCCGCCTGGACGACGTGCGCGAGCGCTACGCCATCCCGACCCAGACCTGCGTGCTGGCCCACGTCACCACCACCCTCGCTGCCATCGAGGCCGGGGCGCCCGTGGACCTGGTCTTCCAGTCCATCGGCGGCACCGAGGCCGTCAACGCGAGCTTCGGCGTGAACCTGGCCCTGCTTACGGAAGCCCGGCAGGCCGCCCTGTCGCTTAGGCGCGGCACGGTGGGGCAAAACGTCATGTATTTCGAGACCGGACAAGGCAGCGCCCTGTCGGCGAACGCCCACCACGGCCTGGACCAGCAGACCGTGGAGGCCCGGGCCTACGGCGTGGCCCGGGCCTTCGACCCGCTGCTGGTCAATTCCGTGGTCGGGTTCATCGGCCCGGAATACCTCTACGACGGCCGCCAGATCATACGGGCCGGCCTGGAGGACCTGTTTTGCGGCAAGCTGCTGGGCCTGCCCATGGGCGTGGACGTCTGCTACACCAACCACGCCGAGGCCGACCAGGACGACATGGACGTGCTGCTGACGTTGCTTGGCGCCGCCGGCTGCGCCTACATCATGGGCGTGCCCGGGGCCGACGACGTGATGCTCGGCTACCAGAGCACCTCGTTTCACGACGCCCTGTACCTGCGCGCCCTGCTGGGGCTGCGCCCGGCCCCGCGTTTCGAGGCCTGGCTCACCGCCATGGGCCTGTTCGAGCCCGGCCTGCGCCCGGCCGCCCTTTCCCCCGGCACCGTGCCCCTGGAGTTGCCCCATGCCTGAACCGCCCGACGCCGCGCCCCGACTGGTCACCCCCTGCCCCCTGCCCGGCCTGACCGCGCTGACCATGGCCCGGGTGGCCCTGGGCCGGGTTGGCGTCAGCCTGCCCACCCGCGACCACCTGCGTTTTACCCTGGACCACGCCCGAGCCCGGGACGCCGTGCACATCCCCCTGGATACGCCGGCCATGCTGGCGGCCCTGGCCGCCACCGGCCTGCCCGTGGCCGAACTGGCCAGCCAGGCCGCGACCCCGCGCCAGTTCCTGCTGCGTCCGGACCTGGGCCGGCTGCTCGACGAGGCCTCCCTGGCCCACTTGCGGCAACGGGCCGGCGTGCCCGGGCCGGACTTGGTCCTCGTCGTCTCGGCCGGGCTGTCGGCCGTGGCCGTGGAGCGGCAGGCGCCGCCGTTTCTGGCCGCCTTCCTGCCCCTGGCCGCCGCCCGGGGCCTGACCCTGGGGCCGCTGTGCCTGGTCGCGGGCGGCCGGGTGGCCGTGGGCGACGACGTGGGCGAGGTGCTCGGCGCCCGGGCCGTGGCCGTGCTCATC harbors:
- the phnX gene encoding phosphonoacetaldehyde hydrolase gives rise to the protein MDSPTTQHVKAVVLDWAGTVVDHGCIGPVAVFIEVFGRHDVVVTAAQARKPMGLMKKDHVRAMTRDPEVAAAWRAVHGRDPDENDVDAMYRLTEPLMVECIAAHADPIVGALDAVAALRAMGLKVGSTTGYTRPMMDVMTREAAARGYVPDTMVCSSDVPTGRPSPFMCYKAALDLAVYPLWAMVKIGDTVADVAEGTNAGMWTIALTLRGNEMGLTEAELAALPEAETAARLAAIEARLRRAGAHYLAPDLRACPAILADIEARLARGERPARGD
- a CDS encoding aspartate aminotransferase family protein produces the protein MAGQPPAPPPGEGDANASPRRAAWRAGLSEKTRKLLDRDEKAFLRQSLSTPCLDALTGCRGSTLTTLDGRELLDFHGNSLHQAGHAHPEIVAAIKAQLDAMAFCPRRFTNEPAVRLAEELVALAPGRLRKVLFAPGGTLAVGMALKIARLATGRFKTVSMWDAFHGASLDACSVGGEALFRSRIGPLLPGGEHVPPPDPYRCVLNPRGCDGCGLACARYLEYVLEKEGDVGAVVAEPLRCTTVNIPPPGYWPAVRAACDRHGALLILDETATCLGRTGRVFACQHFGADPDLLVCGKGLGGGIMPLAAVLADPALDVGAAVALGHYTHEKNPTACAAGLAMLGILARDDLPGRAARLGTKALARLTGLAARFPCVGEARGLGLSLAVELVRDRRTKEKASDEADAVLYQCLEAGLAFKTSHGNVLTLTPPLTISETDLDRALDILEGALALVCPPKE
- the phnW gene encoding 2-aminoethylphosphonate--pyruvate transaminase, producing the protein MDQTHCPDNPYLLLTPGPLSTSKTVKAAMLRDWCTWDTDYNAIVTDLRERLAAMASPQPGYTATLMQGSGTFCVEACVGTLIPEDGGLLVLANGAYGARIATIARVLRIPVVEEDFGEVNPVDPDRVAALLSAHPALTHVAVVHCETTTGMLNPIQAIGAAVKAAGKTYLVDAMSSFGGIPIDMADIGADALVSSANKCIQGVPGFGFVLARRDVLTGCAGRARSLSLDLYAQWRAMEEGGGKWRFTSPTHVVRAFAQAMDELAAEGGVAARFARYASNQQRLVAGMADLGFDTLLPRPLQSPIITSFRSPTHPDYAFKPFYERLKAKGFVIYPGKVTTADTFRIGNIGEVSPADIERLLSAVAESMYWKA
- a CDS encoding ethanolamine ammonia-lyase subunit EutB, producing the protein MPAVTLGNRRYAFADLREVMAKATPARSGDVLAGVAAGSDAERAAARYVLADTPLRAFLAEPLVPYEIDEVTRLLCDSHDAEAFAPVATLTVGELREWLLARAADDDGEALRALAPGLTPEMAAAASKLMRNQDLILVASRIHNTAAFRDTLGLPGRLATRLQPNHPTDDPKGVLASVLDGLLLGSGDACIGINPATDSPGAAAELLRRLDDVRERYAIPTQTCVLAHVTTTLAAIEAGAPVDLVFQSIGGTEAVNASFGVNLALLTEARQAALSLRRGTVGQNVMYFETGQGSALSANAHHGLDQQTVEARAYGVARAFDPLLVNSVVGFIGPEYLYDGRQIIRAGLEDLFCGKLLGLPMGVDVCYTNHAEADQDDMDVLLTLLGAAGCAYIMGVPGADDVMLGYQSTSFHDALYLRALLGLRPAPRFEAWLTAMGLFEPGLRPAALSPGTVPLELPHA
- the eutC gene encoding ethanolamine ammonia-lyase subunit EutC; protein product: MPEPPDAAPRLVTPCPLPGLTALTMARVALGRVGVSLPTRDHLRFTLDHARARDAVHIPLDTPAMLAALAATGLPVAELASQAATPRQFLLRPDLGRLLDEASLAHLRQRAGVPGPDLVLVVSAGLSAVAVERQAPPFLAAFLPLAAARGLTLGPLCLVAGGRVAVGDDVGEVLGARAVAVLIGERPGLSAPDSLGIYLTYDPKRGRTDAERNCISNVRPQGLSFDRAARTLDHLLGKALALGFSGVALKDDFDPALAEAAPEAPLP